From a single Stomoxys calcitrans chromosome 4, idStoCalc2.1, whole genome shotgun sequence genomic region:
- the LOC131996825 gene encoding uncharacterized protein LOC131996825, with protein sequence MHLAKYSILILLLLAIKLCSGNDQATDSPSSLDNNINSNLNHQKGRRKSCPPAEVPKPTPTEAPEPPPTGLRTLETINDCLALSDGTFLVDGRHCRRYYICQKQRVERLRCSIDQWFDRDISKCMDRNLVTNCPSNRS encoded by the exons ATGCATCTTG CTAAATATTCAATACTGATTTTGTTACTACTTGCTATCAAACTATGTAGTGGCAATGATCAGGCCACTGATTCCCCGTCATCGCTTGACAACAATATAAACAGCAATCTAAATCATCAGAAGGGAAGACGAAAGTCATGTCCACCTGCTGAAGTGCCAAAGCCAACTCCTACAGAAGCCCCAGAGCCACCTCCAACTGGTTTACGAACCCTTGAAACCATTAACGATTGTCTGGCTCTATCTGATGGTACTTTCCTCGTTGACGGCCGCCATTGTCGACGCTActatatctgccaaaaacaaCGTGTTGAACGTCTTCGTTGTTCCATTGATCAATGGTTCGACCGTgatatttcaaaatgtatgGACCGCAATTTGGTAACCAACTGTCCAAGCAACAGGTCCTAA